A genomic window from Corvus hawaiiensis isolate bCorHaw1 chromosome 29, bCorHaw1.pri.cur, whole genome shotgun sequence includes:
- the LYSMD1 gene encoding lysM and putative peptidoglycan-binding domain-containing protein 1 isoform X34, whose product MAGSGGAGAAPREHRLQPGDTLPGLALRYGVTMEQIQRANRLYASDTIFLKPTLLIPAPARPQGPFPRDRDRDRDRDVPGDAPGDSPEPPSPSRHDLSASDFLQRLDAEIGRSKEAAAQRLRGHDSGPGPAGGGPQPLVPAGGPARTPAPDQDPAGGRAQGRRGRDLHLVTAGTAGTEGHPGQREQDIGDTQDTGNGTLGTPWTPRTSGMGHWGHPGQREWDTGDTQDSGNGTLGTPRTLGMGYWGHPGRDLHLVTSRTPRTPLQDLQNPLPKPQIQDFGPLPNLP is encoded by the exons ATGGCGGGGAGCGGCGgagcgggggcggccccgcgggaGCACCGCCTGCAGCCCGGGGACACCCTGCCGGGGCTGGCGCTGCGCTACGGGGTGACG ATGGAGCAGATCCAGCGCGCCAACCGCCTCTACGCCTCGGACACCATCTTCCTGAAGCCCACCCTGCTCatcccggccccggcgcggccccaGGGGCCCTTCCCGAGGGATCGGGACCGGGATCGGGACCGGGACGTTCCCGGGGACGCCCCTGGGGACAGCccggagccccccagcccctcccgcCACGACCTCTCGGCCTCGGATTTCCTGCAGCGCTTGGACGCCGAGATCGGCCGCTCCAAGGAGGCGGCGGCGCAGCGGCTGCGGGGCCACGACAGCGG ccccggcccggccgggggGGGGCCGCAGCCCCTCGTCCCCGCGGGGGGCCCGGCTCGGACCCCGGCCCCTGACCAGGACCCCGCGGGCGGCCGCGCTCAGGGACGCCGAGGACGAGATCTTCACCTTgtgacagcggggacagcggggacagagggacacccAGGACAGCGGGAACAGGACAttggggacacccaggacaccgggaatgggacATTGGGAACACCCTGGACACCCAGGACATCAGGAATGGGACACTGGG GACACCCAGGACAGCGGgaatgggacactggggacacccaggacaGCGGGAatgggac AttggggacacccaggacactgggaatgggatactggggacacccaggacGAGATCTTCACCTCGTGACATCGAGGACACCGAGGACGCCACTCCAGGACCTCCAGaaccccctccccaaaccccaaatccaggacTTTGGACCCCTCCCAAACTTGCCataa
- the LYSMD1 gene encoding lysM and putative peptidoglycan-binding domain-containing protein 1 isoform X11: MAGSGGAGAAPREHRLQPGDTLPGLALRYGVTMEQIQRANRLYASDTIFLKPTLLIPAPARPQGPFPRDRDRDRDRDVPGDAPGDSPEPPSPSRHDLSASDFLQRLDAEIGRSKEAAAQRLRGHDSGPGPAGGGPQPLVPAGGPARTPAPDQDPAGGRAQGRRGRDLHLVTAGTAGTEGHPGQREQDIGDTQDTQDIRNGTLGRPRTPGMGHWEHPGHQEWDTGDTQDTQDSGNGTLGTPRTAGMGHWGHPGHRERDTGDTQDTGNGTPRTPGTGHWGHPGHRERDTGDTQDTGNGTPRTPRTPGMGHWGHPGHREWDIGDTQDTGNGILGTPRTRSSPRDIEDTEDATPGPPEPPPQTPNPGLWTPPKLAINPPPPPPHHGENS, encoded by the exons ATGGCGGGGAGCGGCGgagcgggggcggccccgcgggaGCACCGCCTGCAGCCCGGGGACACCCTGCCGGGGCTGGCGCTGCGCTACGGGGTGACG ATGGAGCAGATCCAGCGCGCCAACCGCCTCTACGCCTCGGACACCATCTTCCTGAAGCCCACCCTGCTCatcccggccccggcgcggccccaGGGGCCCTTCCCGAGGGATCGGGACCGGGATCGGGACCGGGACGTTCCCGGGGACGCCCCTGGGGACAGCccggagccccccagcccctcccgcCACGACCTCTCGGCCTCGGATTTCCTGCAGCGCTTGGACGCCGAGATCGGCCGCTCCAAGGAGGCGGCGGCGCAGCGGCTGCGGGGCCACGACAGCGG ccccggcccggccgggggGGGGCCGCAGCCCCTCGTCCCCGCGGGGGGCCCGGCTCGGACCCCGGCCCCTGACCAGGACCCCGCGGGCGGCCGCGCTCAGGGACGCCGAGGACGAGATCTTCACCTTgtgacagcggggacagcggggacagagggacacccAGGACAGCGGGAACAGGACAttggggacaccca GGACACCCAGGACATCAGGAATGGGACACTGGGGAGACCCAggacaccgggaatgggacATTGGGAACACCCAGGACACCAGgaatgggacactgg ggacacccAGGACACCCAGGACAGCGGgaatgggacactggggacacccaggacaGCGGGAatgggac actggggacacccaggacaccgg GAacgggacactggggacacccaggacaccgggaatgggacACCCAGGACACCAGGAacgggacactggggacacccaggacaccgg GAacgggacactggggacacccaggacaccgggaatgggacACCCAGGACACCCAGGACACCAGgaatgggacactggggacacccaggacaTCGGGAATGGGATAttggggacacccaggacactgggaatgggatactggggacacccaggacGAGATCTTCACCTCGTGACATCGAGGACACCGAGGACGCCACTCCAGGACCTCCAGaaccccctccccaaaccccaaatccaggacTTTGGACCCCTCCCAAACTTGCCataaatcccccccccccccccccccaccatgGAGAAAACTCCTAA
- the LYSMD1 gene encoding lysM and putative peptidoglycan-binding domain-containing protein 1 isoform X32: protein MAGSGGAGAAPREHRLQPGDTLPGLALRYGVTMEQIQRANRLYASDTIFLKPTLLIPAPARPQGPFPRDRDRDRDRDVPGDAPGDSPEPPSPSRHDLSASDFLQRLDAEIGRSKEAAAQRLRGHDSGPGPAGGGPQPLVPAGGPARTPAPDQDPAGGRAQGRRGRDLHLVTAGTAGTEGHPGQREQDIGDTQDTRNGTPRTPGTGHWGHPGHREWDTQDTQDTGNGTPRTPGTGHWGHPGHRERDTGDTQDTGNGTPRTPRTPGMGHWGHPGHREWDIGDTQDTGNGILGTPRTRSSPRDIEDTEDATPGPPEPPPQTPNPGLWTPPKLAINPPPPPPHHGENS from the exons ATGGCGGGGAGCGGCGgagcgggggcggccccgcgggaGCACCGCCTGCAGCCCGGGGACACCCTGCCGGGGCTGGCGCTGCGCTACGGGGTGACG ATGGAGCAGATCCAGCGCGCCAACCGCCTCTACGCCTCGGACACCATCTTCCTGAAGCCCACCCTGCTCatcccggccccggcgcggccccaGGGGCCCTTCCCGAGGGATCGGGACCGGGATCGGGACCGGGACGTTCCCGGGGACGCCCCTGGGGACAGCccggagccccccagcccctcccgcCACGACCTCTCGGCCTCGGATTTCCTGCAGCGCTTGGACGCCGAGATCGGCCGCTCCAAGGAGGCGGCGGCGCAGCGGCTGCGGGGCCACGACAGCGG ccccggcccggccgggggGGGGCCGCAGCCCCTCGTCCCCGCGGGGGGCCCGGCTCGGACCCCGGCCCCTGACCAGGACCCCGCGGGCGGCCGCGCTCAGGGACGCCGAGGACGAGATCTTCACCTTgtgacagcggggacagcggggacagagggacacccAGGACAGCGGGAACAGGACAttggggacacccag GACACCAGGAACGGGACACCCAGGACACCAGGAacgggacactggggacacccaggacaccgggaatgggacACCCAGGACACCCAGGACACCGGGAACGGGACACCCAGGACACCAGGAacgggacactggggacacccaggacaccgg GAacgggacactggggacacccaggacaccgggaatgggacACCCAGGACACCCAGGACACCAGgaatgggacactggggacacccaggacaTCGGGAATGGGATAttggggacacccaggacactgggaatgggatactggggacacccaggacGAGATCTTCACCTCGTGACATCGAGGACACCGAGGACGCCACTCCAGGACCTCCAGaaccccctccccaaaccccaaatccaggacTTTGGACCCCTCCCAAACTTGCCataaatcccccccccccccccccccaccatgGAGAAAACTCCTAA
- the LYSMD1 gene encoding lysM and putative peptidoglycan-binding domain-containing protein 1 isoform X3: protein MAGSGGAGAAPREHRLQPGDTLPGLALRYGVTMEQIQRANRLYASDTIFLKPTLLIPAPARPQGPFPRDRDRDRDRDVPGDAPGDSPEPPSPSRHDLSASDFLQRLDAEIGRSKEAAAQRLRGHDSGPGPAGGGPQPLVPAGGPARTPAPDQDPAGGRAQGRRGRDLHLVTAGTAGTEGHPGQREQDIGDTQDTGNGTLGTPWTPRTSGMGHWGHPGQREWDTGDTQDSGNGTLGTPRTPGMGHWGHPGHQERDTGDTQDTGNGTPRTPRTPGTGHPGHQERDTGDTQDTGNGTPRTPGTGHWGHPGHRERDTGDTQDTGNGTPRTPRTPGMGHWGHPGHREWDIGDTQDTGNGILGTPRTRSSPRDIEDTEDATPGPPEPPPQTPNPGLWTPPKLAINPPPPPPHHGENS from the exons ATGGCGGGGAGCGGCGgagcgggggcggccccgcgggaGCACCGCCTGCAGCCCGGGGACACCCTGCCGGGGCTGGCGCTGCGCTACGGGGTGACG ATGGAGCAGATCCAGCGCGCCAACCGCCTCTACGCCTCGGACACCATCTTCCTGAAGCCCACCCTGCTCatcccggccccggcgcggccccaGGGGCCCTTCCCGAGGGATCGGGACCGGGATCGGGACCGGGACGTTCCCGGGGACGCCCCTGGGGACAGCccggagccccccagcccctcccgcCACGACCTCTCGGCCTCGGATTTCCTGCAGCGCTTGGACGCCGAGATCGGCCGCTCCAAGGAGGCGGCGGCGCAGCGGCTGCGGGGCCACGACAGCGG ccccggcccggccgggggGGGGCCGCAGCCCCTCGTCCCCGCGGGGGGCCCGGCTCGGACCCCGGCCCCTGACCAGGACCCCGCGGGCGGCCGCGCTCAGGGACGCCGAGGACGAGATCTTCACCTTgtgacagcggggacagcggggacagagggacacccAGGACAGCGGGAACAGGACAttggggacacccaggacaccgggaatgggacATTGGGAACACCCTGGACACCCAGGACATCAGGAATGGGACACTGGG GACACCCAGGACAGCGGgaatgggacactggggacacccaggacaGCGGGAatgggac actggggacacccaggacaccgggaatgggacattggggacacccag GACACCAGGAacgggacactggggacacccaggacaccgggaatgggacACCCAGGACACCCAGGACACCGGGAACGGGACACCCAGGACACCAGGAacgggacactggggacacccaggacaccgggaatgggacACCCAGGACACCAGGAacgggacactggggacacccaggacaccgg GAacgggacactggggacacccaggacaccgggaatgggacACCCAGGACACCCAGGACACCAGgaatgggacactggggacacccaggacaTCGGGAATGGGATAttggggacacccaggacactgggaatgggatactggggacacccaggacGAGATCTTCACCTCGTGACATCGAGGACACCGAGGACGCCACTCCAGGACCTCCAGaaccccctccccaaaccccaaatccaggacTTTGGACCCCTCCCAAACTTGCCataaatcccccccccccccccccccaccatgGAGAAAACTCCTAA